One window from the genome of Nicotiana sylvestris chromosome 9, ASM39365v2, whole genome shotgun sequence encodes:
- the LOC104236235 gene encoding protein NRT1/ PTR FAMILY 5.2-like, with protein sequence MSEELEKGATNCEDYTQDGTVDLKGKPVLRSKTGRWRACYFIVGYEVFERMAFYGIATNLVIYLTDELHEGTVKSSNNVTNWVGTVWLTPILGAYIADAHLGRFSTFLISSAIYILGMCLLTMAVSLKALRPPSCGKGIKDIDCTKRASAFQIGIFYCALYIVAIGTGGTKPNISTMGADQFDDFEPKERFQKLSFFNWWMFSIFLGTLFSNSFLVYLQDNVGWGVGYGLPTAGLAVSVMVFLLGTRYYRHKKPTGSPFTRIAQVVVAAARKWKVVVPNDPKELHELSLEEYATSAGLFRIDHTISLRHLDKAAVKTGPSSPWKLCPVTQVEEAKQMIKMLPILIAMFIPSTMLAQTHTLFIKQGTTLKRGIGPNFEIPPASLTAFITISMLITLVVYDRVMVPILRKYTKNPRGITLLQRLGIGLVLHIIVMLIASFVERKRLSVAREHGITGQKQIVPLSIFFLLPQFALMGVADNFVEVAKLEFFYDQAPESMKSLGTAYATTSLGVGYFLSSFLLSTVADVTKKNGHHGWILDNLNISHLDYYYAFYAVLSFLNLLFFLVVAKFFVYNTETNKTNKELQEAMQPSLSKPIIGE encoded by the exons ATGAGTGAAGAATTAGAGAAAGGAGCTACTAATTGTGAGGATTATACACAAGATGGGACTGTGGACCTCAAAGGGAAGCCTGTTCTCAGATCCAAAACTGGCAGATGGAGAGCTTGTTATTTCATTGTtg GATATGAAGTATTTGAGAGGATGGCATTTTATGGGATAGCAACAAATCTAGTGATATATCTAACAGATGAGCTGCATGAAGGCACAGTGAAATCCTCAAACAATGTGACCAATTGGGTTGGTACTGTTTGGTTGACTCCCATTCTTGGTGCTTACATTGCTGATGCTCATCTTGGTCGTTTCTCCACTTTTCTCATCTCTTCTGCCATTTACATTCTG GGAATGTGCTTATTGACAATGGCTGTTTCATTGAAAGCCTTGAGACCTCCAAGTTGTggcaaaggaatcaaagatatagACTGTACTAAAAGGGCTTCTGCTTTCCAAATTGGCATCTTCTATTGTGCTTTATACATAGTTGCTATTGGAACTGGTGGAACAAAGCCTAATATCTCAACAATGGGTGCAGACCAGTTTGATGATTTTGAGCCTAAAGAGAGATTTCAAAAGCTCTCCTTTTTCAACTGGTGGATGTTTAGCATCTTTCTTGGAACTCTCTTCTCCAACAGTTTCCTTGTTTACTTGCAAGATAATGTGGGATGGGGTGTTGGTTATGGCCTTCCAACTGCTGGACTTGCTGTTTCAGTAATGGTTTTCTTGTTAGGGACTCGTTACTATAGGCATAAAAAACCTACAGGAAGTCCATTCACTAGGATTGCTCAAGTTGTTGTTGCTGCAGCTAGGAAGTGGAAGGTTGTTGTCCCTAATGACCCAAAGGAGCTTCATGAGCTGAGCTTGGAAGAGTATGCTACCTCTGCAGGCCTCTTCAGAATTGATCACACCATTTCTTTAAG ACATCTTGACAAGGCAGCAGTGAAAACAGGGCCTAGTTCACCCTGGAAACTTTGTCCAGTAACCCAAGTTGAAGAAGCTAAGCAAATGATAAAAATGCTTCCAATACTTATAGCAATGTTCATACCAAGCACAATGCTAGCACAGACACATACCCTCTTCATTAAGCAAGGGACAACCTTGAAGAGAGGAATCGGTCCGAATTTTGAAATTCCTCCAGCATCTCTTACTGCCTTCATAACAATCTCCATGTTGATCACCCTTGTCGTGTATGACCGCGTCATGGTACCTATTCTTCGAAAATACACAAAGAACCCGAGGGGGATCACATTGTTGCAGAGACTCGGGATTGGCCTTGTCTTGCATATCATAGTCATGCTCATTGCCTCGTTCGTTGAAAGGAAGAGGCTCAGTGTAGCTAGAGAACATGGAATTACTGGGCAAAAACAGATTGTTCCTCTGTCTATTTTCTTTCTGCTTCCCCAGTTTGCCTTAATGGGAGTTGCTGATAACTTTGTGGAAGTTGCAAAACTTGAGTTTTTCTATGACCAAGCACCAGAGAGCATGAAAAGCCTTGGGACTGCATATGCTACAACAAGCTTGGGTGTTGGCTACTTCCTCAGCAGCTTTCTGCTGTCAACTGTGGCAGATGTTACCAAGAAAAATGGACACCATGGGTGGATTTTGGACAACCTCAATATCTCTCATTTGGACTATTATTATGCATTTTATGCTGTCTTGAGCTTTCTCAACCTTCTTTTCTTCCTGGTTGTAGCAAAATTCTTCGTTTATAACACCGAGACCAACAAAACCAACAAAGAGTTGCAGGAGGCCATGCAACCCTCACTTAGCAAGCCCATAATTGGAGAATAG
- the LOC104236258 gene encoding heterogeneous nuclear ribonucleoprotein 1-like, with protein sequence MESDEGKLFVGGLRWETTEEKLRDYFSNYGEIKHATIMRDRYTGLSRRFAFVVFSDPSVIDTILQDKHNIDGRLRCNALVQKVTFMKESGRGREEIFSLFYLDCVEISRSFAVQVDTKRALPREQQQSLRSQLPYAGEDIETEPERNVRTRKIFVGGLPSSLTEEEFRQYFQNYGSVKDKVIMYDPSTGRPRGFGFITFDTEDVVDKVLHKNFHELKNKLVEVKRALPKEANPAGNGGRGGYLGYGSSGPIRFPQPTFVGYNPYNYGYGCEIYTCYGGAAGVYANPSLASIGYASSLPGVTINQWSSQNHGYGLFYNLDASYGASSSWGASAYCAPFLPSTSNSQGHTSQNGNQGNGYSTYARNKGSFTDSDGNETGDRHTDNAPNSSTCEGSTEAGKHEANGHNTATICDSSNGSPGFPNASWVSDK encoded by the exons ATGGAATCAGATGAAGGGAAGCTATTTGTAGGAGGGTTAAGATGGGAAACAACGGAGGAGAAGCTAAGAGACTATTTTAGCAATTATGGAGAAATTAAACATGCCACGATCATGCGTGATAGATACACTGGCTTGTCTAGACGCTTTGCTTTTGTTGTCTTCTCTGATCCTTCTGTTATTGATACCATTCTTCAGGACAAACACAACATTGATGGCCGTTTG CGGTGCAATGCGTTAGTACAGAAGGTCACATTTATGAAGGAGAGTGGGAGGGGGAGGGAAGAAATATTCAGCTTGTTTTATCTGGATTGCGTGGAAATTAGTAGAAG TTTTGCTGTTCAGGTGGACACTAAGAGGGCTTTACCAAGAGAACAGCAGCAGAGCTTGAGATCGCAACTTCCTTATGCTGGTGAAGATATAGAAACAGAACCTGAACGGAATGTCCGAACTAGAAAAATATTTGTGGGTGGGCTACCTTCTTCCCTTACTGAAGAAGAGTTTCGGCAGTACTTCCAAAATTACGGTAGTGTGAAAGATAAAGTAATAATGTATGACCCAAGCACTGGTCGCCCTCGAGGATTTGGTTTTATCACCTTTGACACAGAAGATGTTGTTGACAAAGTTCTTCATAAAAATTTTCATGAACTGAAAAATAAGCTAGTGGAGGTAAAACGCGCCCTGCCTAAAGAAGCAAATCCTGCTGGCAATGGTGGTCGTGGAGGTTACTTGGGTTATGGTTCTTCTGGTCCCATTAGGTTTCCGCAGCCTACTTTTGTTGGTTACAATCCCTATAATTATGGCTATGGTTGTGAGATTTATACTTGCTACGGTGGGGCAGCTGGAGTATATGCGAATCCATCTTTGGCCAGCATTGGTTATGCTAGCAGCTTGCCCGGTGTCACAATAAACCAGTGGAGCAGCCAGAATCATGGGTATGGTCTTTTCTATAATTTAGATGCAAGTTATGGGGCTTCTAGTTCGTGGGGTGCTTCAGCCTACTGCGCTCCTTTTTTGCCATCAACTAGTAATTCTCAGGGTCATACTTCTCAAAATGGGAATCAGGGGAATGGTTACAGCACCTACGCTAGAAATAAAGGCTCTTTCACTGATTCTGATGGTAATGAGACTGGTGATAGGCATACAGATAATGCTCCAAACAGCAGTACCTGTGAGGGGTCAACTGAGGCAGGGAAACACGAGGCAAATGggcacaacacagcaacaatctGTGACAGCAGTAATGGTTCTCCGGGGTTTCCAAATGCATCTTGGGTTTCAGATAAATAA